The following proteins are encoded in a genomic region of Streptococcus constellatus subsp. constellatus:
- a CDS encoding F0F1 ATP synthase subunit C — MNLTFFGLCLACMGVSLAEGFLMANLFKSASRQPEIIGQLRTLMIMGIAFIEGTFFVTLAMSFIIK, encoded by the coding sequence ATGAATTTAACATTTTTTGGATTATGTCTTGCCTGTATGGGTGTTTCGCTCGCTGAAGGTTTTTTAATGGCAAATTTATTTAAATCAGCATCACGTCAACCAGAAATCATTGGTCAGTTGAGAACGCTCATGATCATGGGGATTGCCTTTATCGAAGGTACTTTCTTCGTAACACTTGCGATGTCATTCATCATTAAATAA
- the atpB gene encoding F0F1 ATP synthase subunit A has translation MEESINPTITLGPVTFDLTLLAMSLLTVFIVFAFVYWASRKMTLKPSGKQNVLEYLYDFVIGFTKGNIGDKYIKNYSLFIFSLFLFVAVANNLGLMAKVQTTNGYNLWTSPTANLAFDLGFSFLITLICHVEGIRRRGVKAYLKAFATPAGMTPMNILEEFTNFASLALRIYGNIYAGEVLSGLLLTLSQQAAGWYPIAFVLNLVWTAFSVFISCIQAYVFTMLTSMYLGKKINSEE, from the coding sequence TTGGAAGAAAGTATAAATCCAACTATCACTTTAGGTCCTGTGACTTTTGATTTGACTCTACTTGCTATGTCTCTTCTAACTGTATTTATCGTATTTGCCTTTGTTTATTGGGCTAGTCGGAAAATGACGCTGAAGCCTTCTGGCAAACAAAATGTCTTAGAATACCTCTATGATTTTGTTATTGGCTTTACAAAGGGAAATATTGGCGATAAATATATAAAGAATTATTCTCTATTTATCTTTTCCTTATTCCTTTTCGTTGCAGTAGCTAACAATCTTGGTTTGATGGCAAAAGTGCAGACAACCAATGGTTATAATTTGTGGACATCTCCAACGGCCAATCTTGCCTTTGACTTAGGATTTTCATTTTTGATTACCTTAATTTGTCATGTTGAAGGAATTCGCCGACGGGGAGTGAAAGCTTATCTCAAGGCATTTGCGACACCTGCTGGAATGACTCCAATGAATATTTTGGAAGAATTCACTAATTTTGCCTCTCTGGCTCTGCGTATCTATGGTAATATTTATGCGGGTGAAGTTCTGTCTGGTTTGTTGTTAACTTTATCACAACAAGCTGCTGGTTGGTATCCAATTGCTTTTGTCTTGAATCTTGTTTGGACTGCTTTTTCAGTCTTTATTTCATGTATTCAAGCATATGT